In Colwellia sp. M166, a genomic segment contains:
- the gspK gene encoding type II secretion system minor pseudopilin GspK gives MISRLNTKRSSKGVALITVMLIVALIAILATQMTARLQLQMQRTSNLASNQQAYWYAMGAEAFAKRILAQSFEDNEEVTHLGQMWAQGESTFPVDFGQITGEITDLHSCFNLNALRADDDNGNTSGNGNDTSAKSSARLAFEELLIALSIEGVGNFEAEYMADALTDWLDANSSISSSGGAEDSDYAAKEFPYLAANNYLASLGELRVIEHFTIAVINKLKDYACVLPNSNLNKVNLNTIAVDKPEILVAMLGISQNDAVQALSAREEEGFSSVADFFALPELSKAKIPPEKQQQFTVKSEYFKLKTTASFNHSYFALNTIMKVENKNNISVISRIIGRE, from the coding sequence GTGATTAGCCGCCTTAACACTAAGCGTTCATCTAAAGGGGTAGCATTAATTACCGTTATGTTAATTGTGGCGTTAATTGCTATTTTAGCAACACAAATGACCGCGCGTTTACAATTACAAATGCAACGTACCAGCAATTTAGCTTCAAACCAGCAAGCCTATTGGTATGCTATGGGCGCTGAAGCCTTTGCGAAAAGAATTTTAGCCCAGTCATTTGAAGATAATGAAGAGGTTACACATTTGGGACAGATGTGGGCGCAAGGAGAAAGCACTTTTCCTGTCGACTTTGGGCAAATAACCGGTGAGATAACCGATTTACACAGTTGCTTTAATTTAAATGCTTTGCGTGCCGATGATGATAACGGTAATACCAGCGGTAATGGCAATGATACTAGCGCTAAATCTTCTGCCCGACTTGCTTTTGAAGAACTGCTAATCGCATTAAGTATTGAAGGCGTTGGTAATTTTGAAGCAGAATATATGGCAGATGCTTTAACCGATTGGCTCGATGCTAATAGCAGTATATCAAGTTCAGGAGGGGCAGAGGATAGTGATTATGCCGCGAAAGAATTTCCGTATTTAGCGGCTAATAATTACTTGGCAAGCTTAGGTGAGTTAAGAGTTATTGAGCATTTCACTATTGCCGTGATCAATAAACTCAAAGACTATGCCTGCGTGTTACCCAATAGTAATCTTAATAAGGTTAACCTCAACACTATAGCAGTGGATAAACCTGAAATACTTGTCGCTATGTTAGGGATAAGTCAAAATGACGCGGTGCAAGCATTGTCTGCCCGCGAAGAAGAAGGTTTTAGTAGTGTAGCTGACTTTTTTGCTTTGCCTGAGTTAAGTAAAGCGAAAATTCCACCAGAAAAACAGCAACAATTTACGGTTAAAAGTGAGTATTTTAAACTTAAAACAACAGCAAGTTTTAATCATAGTTATTTCGCTTTGAATACCATTATGAAAGTAGAAAATAAAAATAATATAAGTGTGATCAGTCGCATCATAGGACGAGAATAA
- the gspL gene encoding type II secretion system protein GspL → MGETLFIRLGSQAENRIHWLIKTNGQEEIIASGELPNAKALAQLAEKSLSRDVITFVPASDVAIKSLTVPGSSQRAIRLAAPYMLEEELAQDVEQLFFAFSDLKHDEQGHNCFLAALEREQLVQWQQWLANAGIFCKVIIPDALALPNDKESCHAVMLGEQVLLRLSTWHVMAFEANAWPIVANQFTGIDEGAHTILAYSSLSQVPAELNVEYLPEELPLAILANHHSRKFNLLQGELQVKEKRSATSMSWLWVAGIACCALLLNFTLKGVELYQLSQQQSAIEKNIIANYKSAFPEAKRVKVSTIRSLLRQKLAEVGDSEESAGFLPLLVKLEPALASVPEIKPQTLKFDGKRQEVRMQTVAKDYQYFEKLKVALEKAGLSVNLGAQNNQGEQISGSFSITDTSAKGRS, encoded by the coding sequence ATGGGTGAAACGTTATTTATCCGTTTAGGCAGTCAAGCTGAGAATAGAATTCATTGGCTGATTAAAACTAACGGACAAGAAGAAATTATTGCAAGTGGTGAATTACCTAATGCAAAAGCGCTAGCGCAGTTAGCTGAAAAGTCGTTATCAAGAGACGTTATTACATTTGTTCCGGCCAGTGATGTCGCGATCAAAAGTTTGACGGTGCCGGGTTCATCGCAACGGGCTATTCGTTTAGCAGCACCATACATGTTGGAAGAAGAACTAGCACAAGATGTAGAACAACTGTTTTTTGCCTTTAGTGACCTCAAACATGATGAACAGGGCCATAATTGCTTTTTAGCTGCGCTTGAGCGTGAACAATTAGTACAGTGGCAGCAATGGTTAGCTAACGCAGGTATTTTCTGTAAAGTTATTATTCCTGATGCGTTGGCACTACCTAATGATAAAGAAAGTTGTCATGCTGTAATGCTTGGCGAGCAAGTGTTGTTAAGGCTTAGTACATGGCATGTTATGGCATTTGAAGCTAATGCTTGGCCTATTGTTGCTAATCAATTTACTGGTATCGATGAAGGTGCACATACTATATTAGCTTATTCTTCTTTGTCACAAGTGCCGGCAGAGTTAAATGTTGAATACTTACCTGAAGAGCTGCCGTTGGCTATTTTAGCCAATCATCATTCACGTAAATTCAACTTGTTACAAGGTGAGTTGCAAGTAAAAGAAAAGCGTTCAGCAACCAGTATGAGTTGGCTATGGGTGGCCGGTATTGCTTGCTGCGCATTGTTGCTTAACTTTACCCTTAAAGGCGTTGAACTTTATCAGTTATCTCAACAACAGTCGGCCATTGAAAAAAATATTATCGCTAACTATAAAAGCGCATTTCCTGAGGCAAAGCGAGTTAAGGTGTCAACTATTCGTTCACTGCTACGACAAAAATTAGCTGAAGTTGGTGATAGCGAAGAGTCTGCAGGCTTTTTACCATTATTAGTCAAGCTTGAGCCTGCCTTAGCAAGCGTACCGGAAATAAAGCCACAAACACTGAAGTTTGACGGTAAGCGTCAAGAAGTACGTATGCAAACGGTTGCTAAAGATTATCAGTATTTCGAAAAGTTAAAAGTAGCACTTGAAAAAGCGGGTTTAAGCGTGAATTTAGGGGCACAAAATAACCAGGGTGAACAAATTTCTGGCTCGTTCAGTATCACCGATACATCTGCTAAGGGGCGCTCATGA
- a CDS encoding type II secretion system protein M, which translates to MKTWWQQLNLREQRLVMVMAATISIFILYGLIWQPLNENIASSKLKIEIERQQALLSWVEDNTKRYKQAKLSSGSRSGASLSSIVNRTSRQNDIIITRMQPQADDLQVWIDEISFNQLLTWLEQLASREGLRVKNIDLSLADEQGVVRVRRLQLGKS; encoded by the coding sequence ATGAAAACTTGGTGGCAACAGTTAAACCTCCGTGAGCAGCGTTTGGTGATGGTGATGGCTGCGACTATTTCAATATTTATTTTATATGGCCTAATTTGGCAACCATTGAATGAAAATATCGCCAGTAGTAAATTAAAAATTGAAATTGAACGTCAACAGGCTTTATTGTCTTGGGTTGAAGACAACACTAAACGCTATAAACAAGCAAAATTAAGCAGTGGTAGCCGTAGTGGTGCCAGCTTATCGAGTATCGTTAATCGTACTTCAAGGCAAAACGATATAATCATTACTCGCATGCAGCCTCAAGCTGATGATTTACAGGTCTGGATTGATGAAATATCGTTTAACCAGTTATTAACTTGGTTAGAGCAATTAGCCAGTAGAGAAGGCCTGCGAGTGAAAAATATTGATTTGAGTTTAGCGGATGAACAAGGCGTGGTACGTGTTCGTCGATTACAGTTAGGAAAGAGTTAA
- a CDS encoding type II secretion system protein N: protein MKKTFAYSAIFFAFYSVFVIALMPASWLMTQIKLPANVSVAAVEGTIWRASVKQVMIDDVVISKVQSALSLMSVLMLDPKLEVTFGDPLINGPEGQLTISGLRSDITINDAQLSLAANTVVARLNLPIDIIAHEQLTLNVDRFVMGSPICGELQGELEWRDAAVSAFDEKVKLGKLSAALSCDKGELIAEIAPNNDLGLSYNAQLKQGGRFAGSGYLTPGEKFPKQLREALSFLGKPDRKGRYRLKL from the coding sequence ATGAAAAAAACGTTTGCTTACAGCGCCATTTTTTTCGCTTTTTATAGCGTGTTTGTTATTGCCTTAATGCCTGCGAGTTGGTTAATGACGCAAATTAAATTGCCGGCTAATGTTTCGGTAGCGGCGGTAGAAGGTACCATTTGGCGTGCCAGTGTCAAACAAGTCATGATTGATGATGTGGTGATTAGCAAAGTACAAAGTGCTCTGTCATTAATGTCGGTACTCATGCTAGATCCTAAATTGGAGGTTACTTTTGGCGATCCACTGATTAATGGCCCAGAAGGTCAGCTAACCATTAGTGGTTTACGCTCTGATATAACCATTAATGATGCACAACTTTCGCTTGCAGCTAATACTGTTGTTGCACGCCTTAATTTGCCGATAGACATTATTGCCCATGAGCAGTTAACACTGAATGTTGATCGCTTTGTGATGGGCTCCCCTATTTGTGGTGAATTACAAGGTGAGCTTGAATGGCGCGATGCTGCTGTTTCGGCATTTGATGAAAAAGTTAAACTTGGTAAGCTTTCGGCAGCATTGAGTTGTGATAAAGGCGAATTGATTGCCGAGATAGCACCTAATAATGATCTAGGCTTGAGCTATAATGCACAACTAAAGCAAGGCGGTCGCTTTGCTGGTAGTGGATACTTAACACCAGGGGAAAAATTTCCTAAGCAATTAAGAGAAGCGTTAAGCTTTTTAGGTAAGCCTGATAGAAAAGGCCGTTATCGTTTAAAGCTATAG
- the yrfG gene encoding GMP/IMP nucleotidase, translating to MLDWSKISTVLLDMDGTILDLHFDNHFWLHHLPQRYSELHSVNLAEAKKLLLEHYQRVEGTIDWYCLDYWAEQTQLSITDLKREVQHLIQLRSDAHDFLCALKSSGRDIVLVTNAHPASLALKIERTQLDKYFDTLYSTHEFGVTKESQLLWQRLQEKHGFILENTLFVDDNITILNSAKKYGFEHLLAVANPDSQQDSRVINEYPAIIDYSEFLAEIKATAQN from the coding sequence ATGCTTGATTGGTCAAAAATCTCAACTGTTTTACTCGATATGGATGGGACTATTCTCGATTTACATTTTGATAATCATTTTTGGTTGCATCATCTACCCCAACGTTACAGTGAACTGCATAGCGTAAATTTAGCTGAAGCTAAAAAATTACTCCTTGAGCATTACCAAAGAGTTGAGGGCACAATAGACTGGTATTGCTTAGATTATTGGGCCGAGCAAACGCAACTATCTATTACTGACTTAAAGCGAGAGGTGCAACATTTAATTCAGTTACGCAGTGATGCCCATGACTTTCTTTGTGCACTCAAATCTTCAGGCCGTGACATTGTACTCGTGACGAACGCTCATCCTGCTAGCTTAGCACTCAAAATCGAACGTACTCAATTAGACAAATACTTTGATACGCTTTACTCTACGCATGAGTTTGGTGTTACGAAAGAGTCTCAACTGTTATGGCAACGACTACAAGAAAAGCATGGCTTTATTTTAGAGAATACACTTTTTGTTGATGATAATATCACTATACTCAATTCAGCTAAAAAGTATGGCTTTGAACATTTATTGGCGGTGGCAAACCCTGATAGCCAACAAGACAGTCGTGTGATTAATGAATATCCCGCAATTATCGATTACAGTGAATTTCTAGCAGAAATAAAGGCAACGGCTCAGAACTAA
- the nudE gene encoding ADP compounds hydrolase NudE, whose protein sequence is MTTKKVLPQITARKQVAKSRLFAIEQIDLTFSNGVEREYERMPGAGRGAVMIVPMLDQHSMLLVREYCAGTHSYELGFPKGLIDAGESAAEAANRELKEEIGYGAENLTFIQTVAMAPAFFDAQMTIFIADQLYAEKLEGDEPEALEVVSWSLADYRQLLQQPDFNEARSLAALLLVKDHLGGI, encoded by the coding sequence ATGACAACAAAAAAAGTACTACCGCAAATTACTGCACGTAAGCAAGTAGCGAAAAGTCGCTTATTTGCTATAGAACAAATTGACCTCACTTTCAGCAATGGTGTCGAACGTGAATACGAGCGTATGCCAGGCGCGGGTCGAGGGGCTGTGATGATCGTTCCTATGCTTGATCAACATAGCATGCTGTTGGTGCGAGAATATTGTGCCGGTACTCATAGCTATGAGTTAGGTTTTCCAAAAGGTTTGATTGATGCTGGCGAAAGCGCTGCCGAAGCAGCAAATAGAGAGCTGAAAGAAGAAATTGGTTATGGCGCTGAAAACTTAACGTTTATTCAGACCGTTGCGATGGCCCCCGCATTTTTTGATGCACAAATGACTATTTTTATAGCGGATCAACTTTATGCTGAAAAACTGGAGGGTGACGAACCTGAAGCTTTAGAGGTCGTGTCTTGGTCATTAGCTGATTATCGACAGTTATTACAGCAACCAGACTTTAATGAGGCTCGAAGCCTTGCCGCATTGTTATTAGTTAAAGATCACTTGGGAGGTATTTAA
- the cysQ gene encoding 3'(2'),5'-bisphosphate nucleotidase CysQ, with product MSPEMLLSVALESAKKAGQEVSRHYKNGDYTAEIKADNSPVTSADIAANDVLMDVLKTLTPDIPIISEEVGALALTERSKWSRYWLLDPIDGTGEFIIGSGDFAVNVALVENGWPSIGVIHAPDHHLTYYGQNNLGAFKEDNVASHRIQVAEYDGKRRIKVAISRRQDINLMGQYLNDDYGYDRVALGSCSLKNCLIAEGGADCYLRVGPTGEWDTGASHCIIEQAGGSIIDSEFNPLTYNQRETLMQPDFLSLGSKNIPWHDIIKPHRATRLIK from the coding sequence ATGAGCCCGGAAATGTTATTGTCTGTGGCACTGGAAAGTGCAAAAAAAGCAGGACAAGAAGTCAGTCGCCACTATAAAAATGGTGATTACACCGCTGAAATAAAAGCCGATAATAGCCCAGTGACAAGCGCTGATATTGCCGCTAATGATGTTTTAATGGACGTACTGAAAACTCTCACGCCAGATATTCCTATTATTTCTGAAGAAGTTGGCGCTTTAGCACTTACAGAGCGTAGTAAGTGGTCGCGCTATTGGTTATTAGACCCGATTGATGGTACCGGTGAGTTTATTATTGGCAGTGGTGATTTTGCGGTTAATGTTGCCTTGGTGGAAAATGGTTGGCCGAGCATTGGGGTTATTCATGCTCCAGATCACCATCTAACCTATTACGGACAAAATAACTTAGGTGCTTTTAAAGAAGATAATGTCGCGAGTCATAGGATACAAGTGGCAGAATATGATGGTAAACGTCGGATCAAAGTTGCAATAAGCCGCCGACAAGATATTAACTTAATGGGCCAATATTTAAATGACGACTATGGCTATGATCGCGTTGCTTTAGGGAGTTGCTCGTTAAAGAACTGTTTAATTGCCGAAGGTGGCGCTGATTGTTACTTACGTGTCGGACCAACAGGTGAATGGGATACTGGTGCAAGCCATTGTATTATTGAACAAGCCGGTGGCAGTATTATTGATAGTGAATTTAATCCCTTAACCTATAATCAACGTGAAACGTTAATGCAGCCTGACTTTTTGTCTTTAGGGAGCAAAAATATTCCTTGGCATGATATTATTAAACCACATAGAGCTACACGCTTAATTAAATAA
- a CDS encoding YceI family protein, with translation MRQTTLILITLLASIMTSLPVLAAWQLDNEKSQLTFMSVKKSMIAENHHFSTLAGNIDEKAQVNINVDLASVNTNIVIRDERMKQFVFESNKYASATFSAQLDNTMLAALKTGDVKQLTVDGQIDFHGQQQAVSINVNVIKLTEKQMLVHTSQPFFIKAEAFSLVAGINKLKELASLPSIDYVVPVSFSVTFVR, from the coding sequence ATGCGCCAAACAACTTTAATTTTAATAACTTTACTGGCGAGTATCATGACGAGTTTACCTGTGTTAGCAGCATGGCAACTCGATAATGAAAAGTCGCAGTTAACCTTTATGTCAGTGAAAAAATCAATGATTGCAGAAAATCATCATTTCTCAACGCTTGCCGGTAATATTGATGAGAAAGCACAGGTTAATATTAATGTCGACTTAGCTAGTGTTAACACTAATATTGTCATTCGTGATGAGCGCATGAAACAATTTGTCTTTGAAAGCAATAAATACGCTTCTGCAACGTTTAGTGCTCAGCTTGATAATACTATGCTTGCAGCCTTAAAAACGGGCGACGTTAAACAGTTAACCGTCGATGGACAAATAGACTTTCATGGCCAACAGCAAGCTGTCAGCATTAATGTCAATGTGATTAAATTGACTGAAAAACAAATGTTAGTGCATACAAGCCAACCATTTTTTATCAAAGCGGAGGCTTTTTCGCTGGTGGCTGGTATTAATAAATTAAAAGAGTTAGCCTCGTTACCGAGCATTGACTATGTTGTACCGGTCAGTTTTTCGGTGACATTTGTTCGCTAA
- a CDS encoding YheU family protein has protein sequence MIIALDQLPTETLNAIIENFVLREGTEYGSEDVSLTDKISQVHQQLKQGSALLVYSELHETVNILPAAQFNEGSEEIIE, from the coding sequence ATGATTATTGCCTTAGATCAATTACCTACCGAGACCTTAAACGCCATCATCGAGAACTTTGTGCTAAGAGAAGGTACTGAATATGGCAGTGAAGATGTTTCTCTGACTGACAAAATAAGCCAAGTTCATCAGCAACTAAAACAAGGCTCCGCACTATTGGTTTATTCTGAATTACATGAAACGGTGAATATTCTTCCCGCAGCGCAATTTAATGAAGGCAGTGAAGAAATAATAGAATAA
- a CDS encoding hydrolase, whose translation MFTKSSFSPAWWLKNPHLQTVAAKFFRRHHNITTTDETLELPDGDFIDLAWTEKVNSACTRPIVAVLHGLEGSKNSHYAKGMLSAIKAQGWVGVLMHFRGCSGRPNRMAKSYHSGQTCDVDYFSQHLAKYYPEAKKAIVGFSLGGNVLTKYLAEQKQTTYQAACVICAPLDLSSCCDRINQGFSRVYQKYLVDMLKASTIKKIDAKLLNSVDIKSLQHIRSIRDFDQMITAPINGFADANDYYQRSSGRDVLKDIAAPCLIIHASDDPFLCDKNTTAITMLPQQMTFEISARGGHVGFISGSNPFKPKFWLEQRIPEFFTRYL comes from the coding sequence ATGTTTACCAAAAGCTCTTTCAGCCCTGCTTGGTGGCTCAAAAATCCTCACCTGCAAACTGTTGCCGCTAAATTTTTTAGGCGTCATCATAATATTACTACAACCGATGAAACCTTAGAGTTACCCGACGGTGACTTTATTGACTTAGCTTGGACTGAAAAAGTGAACTCGGCATGTACTCGCCCGATTGTTGCGGTTTTACACGGTTTAGAAGGCTCAAAAAATAGCCATTACGCTAAGGGCATGTTATCAGCAATTAAAGCGCAAGGTTGGGTAGGAGTATTGATGCATTTTCGTGGCTGTAGCGGCCGACCTAACCGTATGGCAAAATCTTATCATAGCGGTCAAACCTGTGATGTTGACTATTTTAGCCAACACCTTGCTAAGTATTACCCAGAGGCGAAAAAAGCCATTGTCGGCTTTTCATTAGGTGGCAACGTTTTAACAAAATACTTAGCAGAACAAAAACAAACGACTTATCAAGCAGCTTGTGTTATTTGTGCTCCACTTGACCTATCAAGCTGCTGCGACCGAATTAACCAAGGATTTTCTCGCGTCTATCAAAAATATCTGGTTGATATGCTCAAAGCCAGTACGATAAAAAAAATAGATGCTAAATTGCTGAATAGTGTTGATATAAAAAGTTTACAACATATTCGATCAATTCGAGATTTTGATCAAATGATTACCGCTCCTATCAATGGCTTTGCAGATGCGAATGACTATTATCAACGCTCAAGTGGCAGAGATGTGCTTAAAGACATCGCCGCACCCTGTTTGATCATTCATGCCAGCGATGATCCTTTTTTATGTGATAAAAATACCACGGCTATCACTATGCTACCGCAGCAGATGACCTTTGAAATAAGTGCCCGTGGCGGTCATGTTGGCTTTATTAGCGGTAGTAATCCATTCAAGCCTAAATTTTGGCTTGAACAACGCATTCCAGAGTTTTTCACGAGATACTTATGA
- a CDS encoding DUF3149 domain-containing protein, protein MNILDMLLNDPIVLISFIGLAVLLGIGGFYIYYFAKHISEDKQ, encoded by the coding sequence ATGAACATTTTAGATATGCTACTCAACGACCCTATTGTACTGATTTCTTTTATTGGCTTAGCTGTTCTGTTAGGTATTGGTGGCTTTTATATTTATTACTTTGCAAAGCACATTAGTGAAGATAAGCAGTAG
- a CDS encoding tetratricopeptide repeat protein — translation MKKLILLALSIALFAQSSAYSADLDQGIYELNRGEFRAAIAEFEPLVAEQYAPAQYQMGLIYLNGYGVIKNAKKALELFNLAAAQNYPDALFDLSLLYSEGEVTKQDLKTAYALMEKAANKDLPRAQFNLGVMLYNGNGIERNYLQASRWYQKAADQNYALAQFNLALMYFEGKGLPQSTEMSYIWNIIAAKNGYRAAEKSRDMDEYKLSVEQIKTAREKADTIHRKIIEQRELKLRRFL, via the coding sequence ATGAAAAAATTAATCTTACTTGCACTTAGTATTGCGCTATTCGCTCAAAGCTCGGCGTACAGTGCCGATCTAGATCAAGGCATATATGAGCTAAACCGTGGTGAATTTAGAGCAGCGATTGCCGAATTTGAACCTTTAGTTGCTGAGCAATATGCACCAGCACAATATCAAATGGGGTTAATTTATTTGAACGGTTATGGCGTGATTAAAAATGCTAAAAAAGCACTCGAATTATTTAATTTAGCCGCCGCGCAAAATTATCCTGATGCTTTATTCGACCTTTCTTTACTTTATAGCGAAGGTGAAGTGACTAAACAAGATCTAAAAACTGCTTATGCCTTAATGGAAAAAGCAGCTAATAAAGATCTACCTCGTGCGCAATTTAATCTCGGCGTAATGCTCTACAACGGCAATGGCATAGAGCGGAATTACCTACAAGCCTCGCGCTGGTATCAAAAAGCCGCCGATCAAAACTATGCCTTGGCGCAATTTAACCTAGCGTTAATGTACTTTGAAGGTAAAGGGCTTCCTCAAAGTACCGAAATGTCATACATTTGGAATATTATTGCCGCTAAAAATGGCTATCGTGCGGCGGAAAAAAGTCGTGATATGGACGAGTATAAATTATCTGTAGAGCAAATTAAAACTGCACGAGAAAAAGCTGACACCATTCACCGTAAAATCATCGAGCAACGAGAATTAAAACTAAGAAGGTTTCTTTAA